The Parashewanella spongiae genome has a window encoding:
- the pnuC gene encoding nicotinamide riboside transporter PnuC — MDIFQTLFGEMHAMTDWEIIAVALALAYLILAMKENIWCWPAAFFSSAIYMIIFWEVSLLMESVLSFYYIGMAVYGFWVWTKGGNEHQGVNVVSWSASKHFQIIAITGLISIIVGYLMAKYTSASFPYLDAATTCFAVMTTYLVAQKVLENWLYWMVINSVSIYLYLNKGLILTSVLFVMYLILAVIGYYQWRKSMQSAQSIAS; from the coding sequence ATGGATATTTTCCAAACCCTATTTGGTGAAATGCACGCTATGACTGACTGGGAAATCATCGCGGTTGCGCTGGCACTCGCCTACTTGATCCTTGCGATGAAAGAAAACATATGGTGCTGGCCAGCAGCGTTTTTCAGTTCAGCGATTTATATGATCATTTTCTGGGAAGTGTCGTTGCTGATGGAATCAGTCTTAAGTTTCTATTACATTGGCATGGCCGTGTACGGCTTTTGGGTATGGACTAAAGGCGGCAATGAACACCAAGGTGTTAATGTGGTGTCTTGGTCAGCATCAAAACACTTTCAGATTATCGCAATAACTGGATTAATTTCCATTATTGTTGGCTACTTGATGGCTAAATATACTTCAGCTTCGTTCCCATACCTTGATGCGGCAACCACTTGTTTTGCGGTAATGACGACCTATTTAGTCGCACAAAAAGTACTCGAAAACTGGTTGTATTGGATGGTGATAAATTCCGTGTCTATATACTTGTACCTGAATAAAGGTTTAATACTGACATCAGTCTTATTTGTGATGTACTTAATCCTTGCAGTAATTGGGTATTATCAGTGGCGTAAATCGATGCAATCAGCGCAATCAATAGCGAGTTAA
- a CDS encoding phosphotransferase has product MLQPQWPNSIKNALLSCQQQTGLLLIEPAIELSTLSAGWSNQNFKLITCKQQFVLRVNSKQSNAICNRNNEVECWSIAEKAGLAPKLFWVSDDKQYYLSEYLPQPQNKQIQTAQLLNLLNRIKRLPLPTHAITTSDQWRSYFKQITTINNQLLLRKNKAQNAILLALTKTWLQAKDDLLNKKKQIESALTDIESCQIKPQFCHRDLNANNILIKDDQLVCIDFEYACTSHPLFELAAVICSHNFNKAEEASLVRDYLVNNSNLTENAHINLSSACKIFWCFFHCWAVIMMGNTLLSDTNELQGDEKETEKQNDEIEKSFNNYFQICEQYKNKFF; this is encoded by the coding sequence ATGCTCCAACCTCAATGGCCAAATTCGATAAAAAATGCTTTGCTGTCTTGCCAACAGCAAACTGGTTTGCTGCTCATAGAACCAGCAATCGAATTATCGACATTGTCAGCAGGTTGGAGTAACCAAAACTTTAAACTAATAACATGCAAGCAACAGTTTGTACTAAGAGTTAACTCCAAACAATCCAATGCAATTTGCAATCGTAATAACGAAGTCGAATGTTGGAGCATTGCCGAAAAGGCCGGTCTTGCGCCAAAGCTTTTTTGGGTCAGTGATGATAAGCAATATTACCTAAGTGAATACTTACCGCAGCCACAAAATAAGCAGATACAGACCGCTCAATTGCTTAATCTTTTAAATCGCATAAAGCGTTTACCTTTGCCAACCCATGCCATTACGACTTCAGATCAATGGAGGAGTTATTTCAAGCAAATCACAACAATCAATAACCAACTTCTTCTAAGAAAAAATAAAGCTCAAAATGCAATTTTATTAGCGCTTACCAAAACATGGTTGCAAGCTAAAGATGACCTCTTAAATAAAAAAAAACAGATTGAATCAGCGCTTACGGACATAGAGTCGTGTCAAATCAAACCTCAATTTTGCCATAGAGACTTGAATGCAAATAATATACTCATTAAAGACGACCAATTAGTTTGTATCGACTTTGAATACGCCTGCACTTCACACCCGCTATTTGAATTGGCTGCCGTCATTTGTAGCCATAATTTCAATAAAGCAGAAGAAGCATCATTAGTACGTGATTACTTAGTCAACAATTCTAATTTGACTGAAAATGCACATATAAACCTTTCCTCTGCTTGTAAAATATTTTGGTGTTTCTTCCATTGTTGGGCCGTCATTATGATGGGTAATACATTATTGTCTGATACCAACGAATTGCAAGGCGATGAAAAAGAAACTGAAAAGCAGAACGATGAAATAGAAAAAAGCTTTAATAATTATTTTCAGATCTGTGAGCAGTACAAAAACAAGTTTTTTTAG
- a CDS encoding LysR family transcriptional regulator, translating into MSSLNRLLYFNCVVETGSISEASRIFDIQPSSISRQLAVLEQELGVRLLNKTTRNTGLTEAGHKYYEYSQRIVSEFDEAKRAINDLQEKPKGKLKISMTVGFGESVVLPLVSKFMSLHPDIDVKLELTERVVDLVEENIDVAIRSGRLPDSTMIAKRLAFNNFILCASPQYLAKKGTPHRPEDLIEHQCIRYSYSRWKDWFLMAEERTKITINNAISVNSVNGQKQLVINDTGLALMPYWAVKNELAEGSIIRVMPEHTFSPYEKLTATYAIYLKRDLISPKTRVFLDFLAENIVGLDIE; encoded by the coding sequence ATGAGCTCACTCAATCGTCTGCTGTATTTCAACTGTGTGGTAGAGACAGGGAGTATCTCTGAAGCCAGCAGAATATTTGATATTCAACCTTCTTCTATTTCCAGACAGTTAGCGGTTCTTGAACAAGAACTTGGCGTTCGCCTTTTAAATAAAACTACTAGAAACACAGGGTTAACAGAAGCTGGCCATAAATACTATGAATATTCACAACGCATTGTGTCAGAGTTTGATGAAGCAAAACGAGCGATAAACGACTTACAAGAAAAGCCAAAAGGTAAACTTAAGATAAGTATGACCGTAGGGTTTGGTGAAAGCGTTGTGCTACCACTTGTTTCCAAATTTATGTCTCTGCATCCCGATATTGATGTAAAACTTGAGTTAACTGAGCGTGTTGTAGACCTTGTCGAAGAAAATATTGATGTAGCCATTCGTAGTGGTCGATTACCCGATTCAACAATGATTGCCAAACGATTAGCTTTCAATAACTTTATTCTGTGCGCTAGCCCCCAATACTTAGCAAAGAAAGGGACGCCTCATCGCCCAGAAGACTTAATCGAACATCAATGTATACGCTACAGTTATTCCCGTTGGAAAGATTGGTTTTTAATGGCTGAAGAAAGAACAAAAATAACCATTAATAATGCGATTTCAGTCAACTCAGTAAATGGCCAAAAACAATTGGTGATAAATGATACTGGACTGGCACTAATGCCTTATTGGGCTGTTAAAAATGAATTAGCCGAAGGTTCGATAATCAGAGTGATGCCAGAGCATACCTTCAGCCCTTATGAAAAACTCACCGCCACTTATGCCATCTATTTAAAACGAGATCTGATTTCACCAAAGACTCGTGTTTTTCTGGACTTTTTAGCTGAGAACATCGTCGGTCTTGATATTGAGTAA
- a CDS encoding acyl-CoA thioesterase — translation MNDFVEQFKSVTEIPVAWGELDALNHVNNAVYFRYFETARIEACTKVGVLNLNKMDKIGPVLADTYAKYKRPVTFPDTLLVGISICQIESDRFTMEYTVFSKQQQAITTKGTSTIVMVDYASGRPVDIPSETMELLNEYSEFKAD, via the coding sequence ATGAATGACTTTGTAGAACAATTTAAATCAGTCACTGAAATACCTGTTGCATGGGGCGAGCTCGATGCGCTTAATCATGTCAATAATGCCGTTTACTTTCGATACTTTGAAACAGCTCGGATAGAAGCCTGTACGAAAGTTGGTGTGCTTAATTTAAATAAAATGGATAAGATTGGACCTGTATTGGCGGATACCTATGCCAAATATAAACGTCCTGTCACCTTTCCTGACACATTGTTAGTTGGTATCTCGATTTGCCAAATAGAATCCGACCGATTTACCATGGAATACACGGTATTTAGTAAGCAACAGCAAGCGATTACAACCAAAGGAACATCAACGATTGTGATGGTCGATTATGCTTCAGGTCGGCCGGTCGATATACCTTCTGAAACGATGGAATTATTAAACGAATATTCGGAATTCAAAGCCGATTAA
- a CDS encoding sterol desaturase family protein, with protein sequence MSVKAMEAFRKNYRANISNWYNGWLHMLSVLTVGLAAIGYSVVQLSDISLFEWLTLPITIIVVNFAEYAAHRWLGHLRTKLGGLFYQRHTGDHHSFFLEDHMPFQSKNDWRVVLFPVYLIFAFLIGLILPIGSLLYFIVSPNTAYLMAVGGIFGYLFYEVMHFSYHLPDGSLVEKIPIWRELRQLHNLHHRRNIMAKKNFNITLPIFDLLLGTLQWEKTKR encoded by the coding sequence ATGAGCGTAAAAGCGATGGAAGCTTTTCGAAAAAATTATCGCGCTAACATCAGCAATTGGTATAACGGCTGGCTACACATGTTGTCTGTATTAACTGTTGGATTAGCCGCTATTGGTTATTCTGTAGTTCAGCTAAGTGATATATCACTCTTTGAATGGCTAACATTACCAATCACAATTATTGTTGTGAATTTTGCTGAGTATGCAGCTCACCGCTGGCTTGGGCACCTTAGAACTAAATTAGGCGGGCTTTTTTATCAAAGGCATACTGGCGATCATCACAGTTTTTTCTTAGAAGATCACATGCCATTTCAATCAAAAAATGATTGGCGGGTTGTGCTTTTTCCAGTTTATTTGATTTTTGCCTTTCTGATTGGCTTAATTTTACCTATTGGCTCTCTGTTGTACTTTATCGTTTCCCCCAACACAGCCTATTTAATGGCAGTAGGTGGCATTTTTGGTTATCTATTTTATGAAGTTATGCATTTTAGTTATCACTTGCCCGACGGCAGTCTTGTTGAAAAGATCCCTATTTGGCGCGAGTTAAGGCAATTGCACAACCTTCATCACAGACGAAATATCATGGCTAAAAAGAACTTTAATATTACTTTGCCTATATTTGACCTGTTATTAGGCACCCTTCAATGGGAAAAAACTAAGCGCTAA
- a CDS encoding zinc-dependent alcohol dehydrogenase family protein, with protein MKAMIIKEIGSTDVFQMAEKAKPVAKSGHMVVEVKATSVNPLDSMLRSIELPWSNNLPEVLHGDVAGIVTEIGTDVTDFNVGDEVYGMAGGINGADGALAEFMLVDARLMALKPKTLTMKQAAALPLVAITSYEALVDKMAVQSGDNILIHGTTGGVGHIAVQLAKVLGATVTSTYAPANEALAKTVGADNLVDFTKESVSQYVEKYTDGMGFDKIFDPVAGDNIQKSFEAAKYNGHVTTTLPIADPLQVALKSLSFHSVLMLIPLCHGLNHASHGRILTYIAELVDAGKITPIIDESNFSIWEVAKAHDLLESGKAVGKITLTA; from the coding sequence ATGAAAGCAATGATCATCAAAGAAATCGGCAGCACGGACGTTTTTCAGATGGCAGAGAAAGCAAAACCTGTCGCTAAATCAGGTCATATGGTTGTAGAAGTAAAAGCAACTAGTGTGAATCCGCTTGATTCTATGCTTCGCTCTATTGAGTTGCCTTGGTCAAACAATTTACCAGAAGTGCTGCATGGTGATGTGGCTGGTATTGTTACTGAAATAGGTACAGACGTAACTGATTTTAATGTGGGCGATGAAGTTTACGGAATGGCTGGCGGTATTAATGGTGCCGATGGTGCTTTGGCTGAATTCATGCTGGTTGATGCACGTTTGATGGCTTTAAAACCCAAAACACTGACAATGAAACAAGCTGCTGCTTTGCCACTTGTTGCTATTACTTCATATGAAGCGCTTGTCGACAAAATGGCTGTACAATCAGGTGATAATATCCTTATTCATGGCACTACTGGCGGTGTAGGTCATATTGCGGTTCAGTTAGCAAAGGTACTTGGTGCAACGGTAACTTCAACTTACGCTCCAGCAAATGAAGCACTCGCTAAAACTGTAGGCGCAGATAATTTAGTCGATTTCACTAAAGAATCGGTTTCACAGTATGTTGAAAAATATACTGATGGCATGGGCTTTGATAAAATCTTTGACCCAGTTGCAGGTGATAACATACAAAAATCGTTTGAAGCGGCTAAATATAATGGTCACGTAACAACCACATTACCAATTGCTGATCCGTTGCAAGTCGCACTAAAAAGCTTATCGTTCCACAGTGTTTTAATGCTAATTCCACTATGTCACGGCCTAAATCATGCTTCACATGGTCGCATTCTTACTTATATTGCTGAGCTTGTGGACGCAGGAAAGATTACGCCAATTATTGATGAAAGTAACTTCTCAATATGGGAAGTGGCTAAAGCGCATGATTTACTTGAGTCAGGTAAAGCGGTAGGTAAGATCACTCTGACAGCTTAA